In Hemiscyllium ocellatum isolate sHemOce1 chromosome 20, sHemOce1.pat.X.cur, whole genome shotgun sequence, one genomic interval encodes:
- the prpsap2 gene encoding phosphoribosyl pyrophosphate synthase-associated protein 2 isoform X1 gives MNVIKGGLALFSANSCSAYTELARKISERLGVEPGKVQVYQEANRETIVQIQESVRGKDVFIIQTVSKDVNSTIMELLIMIYACKTSCAKNIIGVIPYFPYSKQCKMRKRGSIVSKLLASMMCKAGLTHLITMDLHQKEIQGFFNIPVDNLRASPFLLQYIQEEIPDYRNAVIVAKSPASAKRAQSFAERLRLGIAVIHGEVQDAESDLVDGRHSPPTVKNAAAIHPSLEIPMAIPKEKPPITVVGDVGGRIAIIVDDIIDDVDSFLAAADTLKERGAYKIYVMATHGLLSSDAPRLIEESAIDEVVVTNTIPHEIQKLQCHKIKTVDISMILSEAIRRIHNGESMSYLFRNIGMDD, from the exons ATGAATGTAATCAAAGGTGGCCTGGCACTGTTCTCTGCCAACTCGTGTTCAGCCTACACAGAATTAGCCAGAAAAATTTCAGA GCGACTTGGCGTAGAACCGGGTAAAGTTCAAGTATACCAAGAAGCTAACAGAG AAACAATAGTACAGATTCAGGAGTCTGTCAGAGGAAAAGATGTGTTTATTATTCAGACTGTTTCAAA GGATGTCAATTCCACCATTATGGAACTTCTTATCATGATCTATGCCTGTAAGACCTCATGTGCCAAGAATATCATTGGTGTAATCCCTTACTTTCCATACAGCAAGCAATGTAAAATGAGGAAACGCGGTTCCATTGTGTCCAAGCTTCTCGCATCCATGATGTGTAAAGCTG GTTTGACTCACTTGATTACAATGGATTTACATCAGAAAGAAATCCAGGGATTTTTCAATATTCCAGTTGATAATCTGCGAGCGTCCCCATTCCTCTTACAATACATTCAGGAAGAG ATCCCTGATTACAGAAATGCAGTGATTGTTGCAAAGTCACCAGCTTCTGCCAAAAG AGCACAGTCTTTCGCTGAGCGGTTACGTTTAGGAATCGCAGTGATACATGGTGAAGTGCAGGATGCAGAGTCCGATTTGGTTGATGGCAGGCATTCGCCACCTACAGTGAAAAATGCAGCTGCTATACACCCCAGCCTGGAAATACCTA TGGCAATTCCAAAAGAAAAGCCTCCAATCACAGTTGTTGGGGATGTAGGAGGAAGGATAGCTATTATTGTG GATGACATAATTGATGACGTTGATAGCTTTTTAGCAGCTGCAGATACATTGAAGGAGAGAGGGGCTTACAAAATCTATGTCATGGCAACTCATGGACTTTTGTCATCTGATGCACCCCGATTGATCGAAGAATCTGCAATTGATGAG GTGGTAGTAACCAATACAATCCCACATGAAATCCAGAAACTCCAGTGCCATAAAATAAAGACCGTTGACATCAGCATGATCTTATCTGAGGCCATTCGAAGAATCCACAATGGTGAATCAATGTCATATCTATTCCGAAATATTGGTATGGATGATTGA
- the prpsap2 gene encoding phosphoribosyl pyrophosphate synthase-associated protein 2 isoform X4, giving the protein MELLIMIYACKTSCAKNIIGVIPYFPYSKQCKMRKRGSIVSKLLASMMCKAGLTHLITMDLHQKEIQGFFNIPVDNLRASPFLLQYIQEEIPDYRNAVIVAKSPASAKRAQSFAERLRLGIAVIHGEVQDAESDLVDGRHSPPTVKNAAAIHPSLEIPMAIPKEKPPITVVGDVGGRIAIIVDDIIDDVDSFLAAADTLKERGAYKIYVMATHGLLSSDAPRLIEESAIDEVVVTNTIPHEIQKLQCHKIKTVDISMILSEAIRRIHNGESMSYLFRNIGMDD; this is encoded by the exons ATGGAACTTCTTATCATGATCTATGCCTGTAAGACCTCATGTGCCAAGAATATCATTGGTGTAATCCCTTACTTTCCATACAGCAAGCAATGTAAAATGAGGAAACGCGGTTCCATTGTGTCCAAGCTTCTCGCATCCATGATGTGTAAAGCTG GTTTGACTCACTTGATTACAATGGATTTACATCAGAAAGAAATCCAGGGATTTTTCAATATTCCAGTTGATAATCTGCGAGCGTCCCCATTCCTCTTACAATACATTCAGGAAGAG ATCCCTGATTACAGAAATGCAGTGATTGTTGCAAAGTCACCAGCTTCTGCCAAAAG AGCACAGTCTTTCGCTGAGCGGTTACGTTTAGGAATCGCAGTGATACATGGTGAAGTGCAGGATGCAGAGTCCGATTTGGTTGATGGCAGGCATTCGCCACCTACAGTGAAAAATGCAGCTGCTATACACCCCAGCCTGGAAATACCTA TGGCAATTCCAAAAGAAAAGCCTCCAATCACAGTTGTTGGGGATGTAGGAGGAAGGATAGCTATTATTGTG GATGACATAATTGATGACGTTGATAGCTTTTTAGCAGCTGCAGATACATTGAAGGAGAGAGGGGCTTACAAAATCTATGTCATGGCAACTCATGGACTTTTGTCATCTGATGCACCCCGATTGATCGAAGAATCTGCAATTGATGAG GTGGTAGTAACCAATACAATCCCACATGAAATCCAGAAACTCCAGTGCCATAAAATAAAGACCGTTGACATCAGCATGATCTTATCTGAGGCCATTCGAAGAATCCACAATGGTGAATCAATGTCATATCTATTCCGAAATATTGGTATGGATGATTGA
- the prpsap2 gene encoding phosphoribosyl pyrophosphate synthase-associated protein 2 isoform X2: MNVIKGGLALFSANSCSAYTELARKISERLGVEPGKVQVYQEANRETIVQIQESVRGKDVFIIQTVSKDVNSTIMELLIMIYACKTSCAKNIIGVIPYFPYSKQCKMRKRGSIVSKLLASMMCKAGLTHLITMDLHQKEIQGFFNIPVDNLRASPFLLQYIQEEIPDYRNAVIVAKSPASAKRAQSFAERLRLGIAVIHGEVQDAESDLVDGRHSPPTVKNAAAIHPSLEIPMAIPKEKPPITVVGDVGGRIAIIVDDIIDDVDSFLAAADTLKERGAYKIYVMATHGLLSSDAPRLIEESAIDEVVVTNTIPHEIQKLQCHKIKTVDISMILSEAIRRIHNGLIISA; encoded by the exons ATGAATGTAATCAAAGGTGGCCTGGCACTGTTCTCTGCCAACTCGTGTTCAGCCTACACAGAATTAGCCAGAAAAATTTCAGA GCGACTTGGCGTAGAACCGGGTAAAGTTCAAGTATACCAAGAAGCTAACAGAG AAACAATAGTACAGATTCAGGAGTCTGTCAGAGGAAAAGATGTGTTTATTATTCAGACTGTTTCAAA GGATGTCAATTCCACCATTATGGAACTTCTTATCATGATCTATGCCTGTAAGACCTCATGTGCCAAGAATATCATTGGTGTAATCCCTTACTTTCCATACAGCAAGCAATGTAAAATGAGGAAACGCGGTTCCATTGTGTCCAAGCTTCTCGCATCCATGATGTGTAAAGCTG GTTTGACTCACTTGATTACAATGGATTTACATCAGAAAGAAATCCAGGGATTTTTCAATATTCCAGTTGATAATCTGCGAGCGTCCCCATTCCTCTTACAATACATTCAGGAAGAG ATCCCTGATTACAGAAATGCAGTGATTGTTGCAAAGTCACCAGCTTCTGCCAAAAG AGCACAGTCTTTCGCTGAGCGGTTACGTTTAGGAATCGCAGTGATACATGGTGAAGTGCAGGATGCAGAGTCCGATTTGGTTGATGGCAGGCATTCGCCACCTACAGTGAAAAATGCAGCTGCTATACACCCCAGCCTGGAAATACCTA TGGCAATTCCAAAAGAAAAGCCTCCAATCACAGTTGTTGGGGATGTAGGAGGAAGGATAGCTATTATTGTG GATGACATAATTGATGACGTTGATAGCTTTTTAGCAGCTGCAGATACATTGAAGGAGAGAGGGGCTTACAAAATCTATGTCATGGCAACTCATGGACTTTTGTCATCTGATGCACCCCGATTGATCGAAGAATCTGCAATTGATGAG GTGGTAGTAACCAATACAATCCCACATGAAATCCAGAAACTCCAGTGCCATAAAATAAAGACCGTTGACATCAGCATGATCTTATCTGAGGCCATTCGAAGAATCCACAATG
- the prpsap2 gene encoding phosphoribosyl pyrophosphate synthase-associated protein 2 isoform X3, producing MNVIKGGLALFSANSCSAYTELARKISERLGVEPGKVQVYQEANRETIVQIQESVRGKDVFIIQTVSKDVNSTIMELLIMIYACKTSCAKNIIGVIPYFPYSKQCKMRKRGSIVSKLLASMMCKAGLTHLITMDLHQKEIQGFFNIPVDNLRASPFLLQYIQEEIPDYRNAVIVAKSPASAKRAQSFAERLRLGIAVIHGEVQDAESDLVDGRHSPPTVKNAAAIHPSLEIPMAIPKEKPPITVVGDVGGRIAIIVDDIIDDVDSFLAAADTLKERGAYKIYVMATHGLLSSDAPRLIEESAIDEVVVTNTIPHEIQKLQCHKIKTVDISMILSEAIRRIHNGRFPD from the exons ATGAATGTAATCAAAGGTGGCCTGGCACTGTTCTCTGCCAACTCGTGTTCAGCCTACACAGAATTAGCCAGAAAAATTTCAGA GCGACTTGGCGTAGAACCGGGTAAAGTTCAAGTATACCAAGAAGCTAACAGAG AAACAATAGTACAGATTCAGGAGTCTGTCAGAGGAAAAGATGTGTTTATTATTCAGACTGTTTCAAA GGATGTCAATTCCACCATTATGGAACTTCTTATCATGATCTATGCCTGTAAGACCTCATGTGCCAAGAATATCATTGGTGTAATCCCTTACTTTCCATACAGCAAGCAATGTAAAATGAGGAAACGCGGTTCCATTGTGTCCAAGCTTCTCGCATCCATGATGTGTAAAGCTG GTTTGACTCACTTGATTACAATGGATTTACATCAGAAAGAAATCCAGGGATTTTTCAATATTCCAGTTGATAATCTGCGAGCGTCCCCATTCCTCTTACAATACATTCAGGAAGAG ATCCCTGATTACAGAAATGCAGTGATTGTTGCAAAGTCACCAGCTTCTGCCAAAAG AGCACAGTCTTTCGCTGAGCGGTTACGTTTAGGAATCGCAGTGATACATGGTGAAGTGCAGGATGCAGAGTCCGATTTGGTTGATGGCAGGCATTCGCCACCTACAGTGAAAAATGCAGCTGCTATACACCCCAGCCTGGAAATACCTA TGGCAATTCCAAAAGAAAAGCCTCCAATCACAGTTGTTGGGGATGTAGGAGGAAGGATAGCTATTATTGTG GATGACATAATTGATGACGTTGATAGCTTTTTAGCAGCTGCAGATACATTGAAGGAGAGAGGGGCTTACAAAATCTATGTCATGGCAACTCATGGACTTTTGTCATCTGATGCACCCCGATTGATCGAAGAATCTGCAATTGATGAG GTGGTAGTAACCAATACAATCCCACATGAAATCCAGAAACTCCAGTGCCATAAAATAAAGACCGTTGACATCAGCATGATCTTATCTGAGGCCATTCGAAGAATCCACAATG